TGATTCCCTCATAATACCTGGCGTTCAGGTTGGGGTCCTGAAAGCAAAGCATTTCGGCGGTTTTCAAAATGATGTAGCTCATGTCGTTGACCGCGTTTTCCCCCTCCCGGGTGACGCCGCCCACGGTCACGGTGTCGTCGGATGAACTGCCGCCGAAGAGTTTGTTGCCCACACTGGGCATGAGGGGGTCATGATCGTTCAGCTTAAGAAAAAACGACCCCACCAGTTCGATGGTTCTTTTGACCACCTCCTCGCGGCCCTTATCGGTCTTGACCCGGGCCATTTCCTTAACCAGCAGGGGTTGGAGAATCTGGTCCAAACGGCCTATGGAGAGAGCGGAATTGGCGTTCTCCACATGCAGGCAGACAAAACTGATCCAGATGGCCATGAGGCCTTCATATACAGTGCGGGCCGGCTTGGCCGGAACCCTTTCGCACACCTGGGCGATTTTCTTCAACTCCGCGATGCGGACGGCCTCCTCCGGATCTTCCGGGTCCATGGCCGCAATTTGATCCACGGCCTCGTATTTCAGGTTTTCGGCGTAGGCCAGCACCCCTTCCACGGCCGCGTACAGGGAACGGTAAAAAAGGATCTGATCCTGATCCGTCGCCTCCTGCTCCCGCTTCCGGGCTTCCTTGCCCACGGACTCCAGGCCTTCCTCCACCACCTTCCTGAAATCCGGAATGGTGTGGGAAATGGCGTTGTTCTTCATCATAAAATAAAGGACGAACCGCTCCTCCAATTGCTGGCTCACGGGGTTGCCGAACTCCCGGCGGCAGTGCTCCCGCACGTTCCGGTCCATCCAGTAGGGAAACACCTCAAAGTTCAGGATGCGGGCTTCCTCCTCGCTCAAATCGTTGGGATTCAGCTCCCGGTCCATGATGGTGGTCAGCTCAGGCCAGATGGTGGTGCCGATCAATTCGGGATACACGGGCACGCCCACTTCCTTGGCTGTGGTGGAGCCGGCGATGAGCTGCTTGTCCGTAATGATGGGCTTTTTGCAGCTCATGACGTGCTTCATGGCCAGGGCCTGACGCAGGCCCGGATGCCAAGGGGCGCCGCTCTGGTCGGTTTCAAACCCCTTTTTTCGGTGAAACTCGGTCAACAGCCTGGCCCTTTCCGAGCATACGGCGGGCTTGGTGGAGAAGCGTTTGTTCTTCAAATATTTCAGGCGGGGAAAATCCTCCAGGGTCAACCGGCCCAGGTATGGATCTTCCAGGAATTCTACGGCGTCCACTTTTTTATCCAGGGTTTCGTTTTGGAGCTTACGCCGTTTTTCCCCCTGGTCGATATCTTGAATACGGGCGAAGAGCTTACTTTCCTCGGACGCCTTTTTTTTGCTCAAAAGGTTGTTCGCCAGGGTGGTAATGTAAGAAAATCGGGTGAGGTAGGACATGTTGCCTGTATAGGACATTTCGTTGCTGAGCAAATAGTCCAGGGACTCCTCCGGGCTTTTGGAAAAAATCCGGGCCAGGGTCTCCTTGTCCTTATAATAGATGATCACGTCCGGGTTGGAAATTTTGCCTGGGCCCGTGCGCACGTTCCCCTCGTTGATGATTAAAAAAATGTGGACCTTATCGTCCCTTGTGGAAAACTGATACCGGGCGTTAAACACGAATCCCGTGTCCTTGTTCACGATTTCCTTGCGAAAGGCGGGGCTGATCCTGAACAGCAGGGCCAGCATTTTCAGGGACATTCTAAAAGAAGCAACCCCCAATTCCGTCTTGACAGCCTTGACCATAATTCTTCCCCCCTGTATGTATGATGGTAGTCTGAGCCATAATTGTTCGTATGGGTGAAAAGCCCTATTCTTGTAGGTTTGCGACCGCTTATATAAATGCAGGAGTCCCAAAAGATGATCCAGATGAATCCCATTGGAACCATTCATACGCCGTTTAAAGAAACGCAAGGAATGCCCATCCAGCCGGCCGGCGCCAGGGGGGTTGAAGGTGCGCTGGAGGTGCTGCCGGAACTCGCCGAGGGGTTAAAAGACGTGGACGGGTTCTCCCATGTCATTATATTATATCACTTTCACCAAAGCAATGGCTACAATTTAAGAGTGACTCCTTTTTTGGATAAGGAGGAGCGGGGCGTGTTTTCGACCCGGGCGCCCAAAAGACCCAACCCCATCGGGCTTTCCGTGGTGGAGGTGGTCAAGGTGGAGGGAAACATAGTGCACGTGAAGAACATCGACGTCCTGGACGGCACGCCCCTGCTGGACATCAAG
This genomic stretch from Desulfatibacillum aliphaticivorans DSM 15576 harbors:
- a CDS encoding pyruvate formate lyase family protein, which gives rise to MVKAVKTELGVASFRMSLKMLALLFRISPAFRKEIVNKDTGFVFNARYQFSTRDDKVHIFLIINEGNVRTGPGKISNPDVIIYYKDKETLARIFSKSPEESLDYLLSNEMSYTGNMSYLTRFSYITTLANNLLSKKKASEESKLFARIQDIDQGEKRRKLQNETLDKKVDAVEFLEDPYLGRLTLEDFPRLKYLKNKRFSTKPAVCSERARLLTEFHRKKGFETDQSGAPWHPGLRQALAMKHVMSCKKPIITDKQLIAGSTTAKEVGVPVYPELIGTTIWPELTTIMDRELNPNDLSEEEARILNFEVFPYWMDRNVREHCRREFGNPVSQQLEERFVLYFMMKNNAISHTIPDFRKVVEEGLESVGKEARKREQEATDQDQILFYRSLYAAVEGVLAYAENLKYEAVDQIAAMDPEDPEEAVRIAELKKIAQVCERVPAKPARTVYEGLMAIWISFVCLHVENANSALSIGRLDQILQPLLVKEMARVKTDKGREEVVKRTIELVGSFFLKLNDHDPLMPSVGNKLFGGSSSDDTVTVGGVTREGENAVNDMSYIILKTAEMLCFQDPNLNARYYEGINSPEYLRRLAEVNINMVASPSIHNDKAMIDALVHQDIPIEDARDWGVTGCVEPTIVGRHYGHTNCMLVNMVAALEMALNNGVHPVMGDLIGPRTGEAAADFTTYEDFLAAYKTQLKYLCDMSVEINNYLGKSHQYIHPTPVLSAMSTGPMENGKDLIDGGAMYNTSGVAMVSLTDVVDSLMVIKKLIYEQKALDFPALLDALARDFEGDANVVHARVNRIPKFGSGDEEAISIAQDLIDFCYDVYIPQKNYRGGAYWPGFWSISYHVGFGMLSGALPSGRKRGKAFTPGLTPAPGSAEQVLPNIRSVAALNHLKMPNNIAFNVKLAPHAGDSHSKTLDYFSSYLQSYFELGGMQWQFNVLTTDMLKDAMDHPEDYRWLIVRISGYNAYFVKLNRNMQEELIERTEFLS
- the tsaA gene encoding tRNA (N6-threonylcarbamoyladenosine(37)-N6)-methyltransferase TrmO, producing MIQMNPIGTIHTPFKETQGMPIQPAGARGVEGALEVLPELAEGLKDVDGFSHVIILYHFHQSNGYNLRVTPFLDKEERGVFSTRAPKRPNPIGLSVVEVVKVEGNIVHVKNIDVLDGTPLLDIKPYVPKFDTPEFSRTGWLEEAQKNARKTRADERFK